A portion of the Eubacterium maltosivorans genome contains these proteins:
- a CDS encoding ATP-binding protein encodes MLEKDKRVRIIAGHYGSGKTEFAVNYAVALSKNAPRVVLADLDIVNVFFRSRERRKELEEYGVRVIGSSIKQDNCDLPAVSAEIGTPAKDRACDYIIDLGGNSVGTTTLARLRPLLSRDEIDFFMVVNVNRPDTASVEGILFQKECLEYASGFQVTGFINNTNLVRESTLENLVAGDAVLREASKRTGIPIRYTSYMEEIIGRVSGRLSGERLPLKFFMREEWM; translated from the coding sequence ATGTTGGAAAAAGACAAAAGAGTACGAATCATTGCCGGCCATTACGGAAGCGGAAAAACAGAGTTTGCGGTCAATTACGCAGTTGCCCTGAGCAAAAACGCACCAAGGGTTGTACTGGCAGATCTGGACATTGTCAATGTTTTTTTCAGGTCCAGGGAAAGGCGTAAGGAGCTGGAGGAATACGGCGTGAGGGTAATCGGGTCCTCCATTAAGCAGGATAACTGTGATCTTCCGGCCGTTTCAGCGGAGATTGGGACACCGGCAAAGGATAGAGCGTGTGACTATATCATCGACCTCGGTGGAAACAGTGTGGGCACCACCACGCTGGCCCGCCTGAGGCCGCTTCTGAGCCGGGACGAGATTGATTTTTTCATGGTCGTTAATGTAAACCGGCCGGATACCGCGAGTGTGGAGGGAATCCTCTTTCAGAAAGAATGTCTTGAGTACGCTTCAGGCTTTCAGGTAACGGGGTTCATTAACAATACAAACCTTGTGAGAGAGAGTACCCTTGAAAATCTGGTCGCTGGCGACGCGGTGTTGAGGGAAGCCTCGAAGCGGACGGGGATTCCCATCCGGTATACGTCTTATATGGAAGAAATCATTGGCAGGGTATCAGGGAGGCTGTCTGGCGAGCGGCTGCCGCTGAAGTTTTTCATGCGGGAAGAATGGATGTAA
- a CDS encoding 4Fe-4S dicluster domain-containing protein, which translates to MARAKGNVIIDEFYCKGCELCVSVCPKDILALDETRLNISGYNPCMVTDMGECIACANCAKMCPEAAITVEKCD; encoded by the coding sequence ATGGCAAGAGCCAAAGGAAACGTCATCATTGATGAATTTTATTGTAAAGGGTGTGAACTATGTGTGTCCGTCTGCCCAAAGGATATCTTGGCGCTGGATGAAACACGCCTGAACATCAGCGGGTATAACCCCTGTATGGTCACCGATATGGGCGAATGTATCGCCTGTGCGAACTGCGCTAAGATGTGTCCGGAAGCGGCCATCACAGTAGAAAAATGCGATTAG
- a CDS encoding thiamine pyrophosphate-dependent enzyme, with amino-acid sequence MTTVFKRPQGLTEAKTHYCPGCTHGIVHRLVGEVLEEMGLLEEAIAVVPVGCAVMATSYFNTDGIQAAHGRAPATATGVKRVHPDNTVFTYQGDGDLASIGTAEIIHAAARGEKITTIFINNGIYGMTGGQMAPTTLPGMKATTCQSGRDPKIDGNPIRVSEMLSTLEGAAYIQRVAVNSPFNVMKARKAIQKAFEVQKKGLGFSLIEVVSSCPTNWGLTPVKAMQFIEKEMIPYYPLGVYKDITKEAES; translated from the coding sequence ATGACCACTGTATTTAAACGCCCCCAGGGGCTGACCGAGGCAAAGACCCACTACTGCCCAGGATGTACCCACGGTATTGTCCACCGGCTTGTCGGTGAGGTTCTTGAGGAGATGGGGCTGCTGGAGGAAGCCATTGCGGTGGTCCCGGTTGGCTGTGCGGTCATGGCGACCAGCTATTTCAATACTGATGGCATCCAGGCGGCCCATGGCCGCGCGCCGGCTACGGCCACCGGGGTTAAACGGGTACACCCGGATAATACGGTTTTTACCTACCAGGGGGACGGAGATCTGGCCTCCATTGGCACCGCGGAAATCATTCACGCGGCTGCCCGGGGTGAGAAGATCACGACCATTTTTATCAACAATGGCATCTATGGGATGACGGGTGGCCAGATGGCGCCGACGACCCTGCCAGGCATGAAGGCAACCACCTGCCAGAGTGGGCGTGATCCCAAAATCGACGGGAACCCCATACGCGTGTCAGAGATGCTGAGCACCCTTGAGGGAGCCGCTTACATTCAGCGCGTTGCAGTCAATTCGCCCTTTAATGTGATGAAGGCCAGAAAGGCGATTCAAAAGGCCTTTGAGGTTCAGAAAAAAGGGCTTGGCTTTTCACTCATTGAGGTAGTTTCAAGCTGCCCGACCAACTGGGGGCTAACGCCGGTCAAAGCCATGCAGTTTATCGAAAAAGAAATGATCCCTTACTACCCGCTGGGGGTTTATAAAGACATTACCAAGGAGGCAGAGTCGTAA
- a CDS encoding Glu/Leu/Phe/Val family dehydrogenase, whose translation MSIFEKMDFYGHEELVFARDEETGLKAIIAIHDTTLGPALGGTRMWNYESEEDALYDVLRLSRGMSLKNAGCGLKNGGGKAVIIGDPRKLKNEAFFKAYGRFIESLAGRYYTAEDVNINTQDIAYMQETTKYVTGTREIGGNPSPYTARGTFMGIKAGIKEKFGADTAEGLTVVVQGLGSVGYMVAKLLHDEGAILKVYDINPDAVKRAVEEFGATPLNADEVLTAECDIFAPCALGAVINSGNAKALKCKIVGGCANNVLVDPQTGEELEERGILYLPDYIINAGGVINCGEEIVTKPYDASKVTEKVDKIYDTTLNIIHYAKDKGITTYEAADHYAMDIIKAGRA comes from the coding sequence ATGAGTATTTTTGAAAAGATGGATTTCTATGGACACGAAGAACTGGTATTCGCACGGGATGAGGAAACAGGTTTAAAGGCCATTATCGCCATTCACGACACGACCCTGGGCCCGGCGCTCGGCGGCACCCGGATGTGGAACTACGAGAGCGAGGAGGATGCTCTCTATGATGTTCTGCGGCTGTCCAGAGGCATGAGCCTTAAAAATGCGGGCTGTGGATTAAAGAACGGCGGCGGAAAAGCCGTAATCATCGGCGATCCGAGAAAGCTTAAAAATGAAGCGTTTTTTAAGGCCTATGGCCGCTTTATCGAATCCCTTGCCGGGAGATATTATACTGCTGAGGACGTCAATATCAATACGCAGGATATTGCCTACATGCAGGAGACAACCAAGTATGTTACCGGCACCCGGGAAATTGGCGGCAACCCGTCACCCTATACAGCCAGAGGAACCTTTATGGGAATTAAAGCCGGAATCAAGGAAAAGTTTGGCGCGGACACGGCCGAGGGATTAACCGTTGTGGTTCAGGGGCTTGGCAGTGTTGGTTATATGGTCGCAAAGCTGCTGCACGATGAGGGCGCTATCTTGAAGGTTTATGACATTAATCCGGACGCTGTAAAGCGGGCTGTTGAAGAATTTGGCGCCACCCCGCTGAACGCTGACGAGGTACTGACAGCAGAGTGTGATATTTTTGCCCCATGCGCTCTGGGCGCGGTGATCAACAGCGGCAACGCCAAGGCTTTGAAGTGTAAAATTGTAGGCGGATGCGCCAACAATGTGCTGGTTGACCCACAGACCGGCGAGGAGCTGGAAGAAAGAGGCATCCTCTATTTACCGGATTATATCATTAACGCCGGCGGTGTTATCAACTGTGGTGAAGAAATTGTGACAAAGCCCTACGACGCCAGCAAGGTAACAGAAAAGGTTGATAAAATTTATGACACCACCCTCAACATCATCCATTATGCCAAAGACAAGGGCATTACAACCTATGAGGCCGCAGACCACTACGCAATGGATATCATCAAGGCGGGACGCGCCTGA
- a CDS encoding 3-methyl-2-oxobutanoate dehydrogenase subunit VorB — translation MTKVLMKGNEAVGKAAMEAGCRFFFGYPITPQSEVPEYLSRELPKIGGTFVQSESEVAAINMVYGAAGAGARVMTSSSSPGIALKQEGIGYITRAELPAVIVNMMRGGPGLGGIQPSQADYHMCVKGGSNGDYHNIVLAPSTVQEVADMVMEGFDLADYYRTPVIILSDGMIGQMMEPVEFNYRPSKELKPKDWAMTGKGKGERHLVINLDLEAEGLETANFELQKKYEQIQESEQQAESFMMEDAEYAFAAYGTAARIVKTAIKRLREEGYRVGLIRPKTLWPFPEKAFKNLSVKKIMDVEMSLGQMVDDVKLACGDVHKVEFYGRTGGVILTPEEIVEFAKSVMEVEKNDHCI, via the coding sequence GTGACAAAGGTTTTAATGAAGGGGAATGAAGCAGTTGGCAAGGCGGCGATGGAGGCGGGATGCCGGTTCTTTTTTGGCTACCCGATCACGCCGCAGAGCGAGGTTCCAGAGTATCTGTCCAGAGAGCTGCCTAAAATCGGGGGGACGTTTGTGCAGTCCGAATCCGAGGTGGCAGCTATCAATATGGTCTACGGTGCGGCAGGAGCAGGCGCACGGGTTATGACCAGCTCATCCTCACCTGGAATCGCCTTGAAGCAGGAGGGGATCGGTTATATTACCCGGGCGGAGCTGCCGGCAGTGATTGTTAATATGATGCGCGGCGGCCCTGGCCTGGGCGGCATACAGCCAAGCCAGGCCGATTACCACATGTGTGTAAAGGGCGGCAGCAATGGGGATTACCATAATATTGTCCTGGCGCCGTCGACGGTACAGGAGGTTGCGGATATGGTCATGGAGGGGTTTGACCTTGCGGACTATTACCGTACACCGGTGATCATTCTGTCCGACGGAATGATCGGCCAGATGATGGAGCCTGTGGAGTTCAATTACAGGCCATCCAAAGAACTGAAGCCCAAGGACTGGGCCATGACCGGAAAAGGGAAGGGCGAGCGCCACCTCGTCATTAACCTGGACCTGGAAGCCGAGGGGCTGGAAACCGCCAATTTTGAATTGCAGAAAAAATATGAGCAGATCCAGGAAAGTGAGCAGCAGGCGGAAAGCTTTATGATGGAAGACGCCGAGTACGCCTTTGCCGCATACGGCACCGCTGCCCGGATTGTCAAGACAGCCATTAAGCGCCTGCGTGAGGAAGGTTACCGCGTGGGGCTGATAAGGCCAAAGACTCTGTGGCCCTTCCCAGAAAAGGCATTTAAAAACCTTTCGGTCAAGAAGATCATGGATGTTGAGATGAGCCTTGGCCAAATGGTGGACGACGTTAAACTGGCCTGCGGGGATGTCCATAAAGTCGAGTTTTACGGCCGCACCGGCGGTGTGATCCTGACGCCAGAGGAAATTGTTGAATTTGCGAAATCTGTGATGGAGGTGGAAAAAAATGACCACTGTATTTAA